GGTAGCGTAAGCCAGCCCATATGTTGCAAGGCAATCCGGCCGTCTTTGATCCATAAAAATAAATGGCGGGAAATATTGAGATTATTGGAAAACGGGCTTACGGATTTGTCTCCTCGCTTTTGTCGTTCGAACTGATCAATAAATTTGCTATTGTGCTATCAGTTAAAAACGATATATCCTGAAACGCCTTTGGGCTTGTTGAGTTTGAATATTCCCCTTACGAACGCCGTTACAGTCTTCCAGTAACGTTCGGGGTCGGTCGAGGCGGACATGGCATGTGCGGCACCGGGAATCATGAGTTTTTGTTTAATCGGGCTGGCACAGGCACGGAAATTGCGGTCGAGGCTTGCCGGATTCACGAAGTCATCAGCGGAACCATGGATGAACAACATCGGAATAGATGTATGACGCAATGCCTCAACGCAAGAGGCCTCGCTGAAATCATATCCGGCGCGTCGGTGTGCGATGGAACTCATGATATTGATTACCGGGCGGGCCAAAAGTCGTGGTGCATGGTAAAGATACTTCGCGCTATACAAGAATTGGTCTTCAAGGCTGGTATAGCCGCAGTCGGCGATAGCGGCCTTAACGTTCTTTGGCAGATTCGGGTCGCCTGCAGTAAGCATGACTGTTGAGGCTCCCATGGAATTGCCGTCGAGCAGGATTTGCGCTTTCCGATCGTTGGCCACGATGGTATCTGTCCATTGCAAAAGGTCGTGGCGTTCCAAGGCGCCCATGCCGATGTATTTACCGCCGCTCAATTCGTGGCAACGACTGGCCGGCGTGAGTACGGTGAAACCGAGTTTGGAGAAGCGATGCGCGTATTTCGCCATTTCGGCCGGTTCGCCGGAAAATCCGTGGCAGCAGATGGCATAGAGATGGCTCGGAGGATTGGCACAGTCTGGATCGAGCATCCAGCCATGCAGTTGCGTGCCGTCGGACGCCTTGATGGTCACTTGGCGTTTCGCATTCTCAAACCAGCGTGCGGCTTCGGCCTCTTCATCGGCGTCGTGATGTGGCTGTCGGGCGGCCAAGGTTGTGTCCGGTCGATTGCTTCTGAACAGGGAATGCCTTGAGCCAGGTTCGAGAACAAAGCGGAAAAGATAGTCGGCGAGTGCATAGAAAGTGCCGATAGAGACCGTCAGGCCGGCCAAGAGCTGAATAAGCCGTGTCTTGCTGGTGGATTGCTGACTCATAGGACCTCCCTGGACATGAACGACAAGCCGTTGAGCTGTTTCACTTCCATTGTAAAGTATCGCTATGCGAATCCCAGTATGATTTCGATTTCAGTTTTTCCCGTTCTTTTCCTTGTCAAAACGACGGTTGACCAGTGAGGAGAAAGCCTCGGCTCCTTGTTCGTGACGGGTCGCATGATTCATGAAAGAATAGATGTCGAAAGAAGGCAGTTGCGCGCCGTCAAGTGACACGAATCTGAATTCCGGTTCGTCCTCGATTGCTATGGAGGCCATCAACCCTATGGCTTGGTCTGAAGCGATGATAGATTTCATCATGTTGACATCGGAGACCTCGATAGTCGGCATGGGGATGTCCAGCTCGTTCAATAATTGGTCTGAAGCTTGCGCATGGACATACTCGTGGTTGAGTGTCACGAAATTGAGATCGTCGTCATCCCTCTGAAGCGTGCCGATGTCTACGCGTGGGGTGGTACCTTTACGGTTGCGCGAGGTCACCAGACCGAATGATGAGCTGGCCACCTTGACCATATCGATGCCGGGGATATCGGGTGCATCCCCGCTGACGGCGATAATTCCGAAATCGACAGTATGCTGTTTGATCTTCTGCAACATGGCTTGTGAGCCCACCGTCGAGATGGCGACGTTGCCACCCACGGCATCGCCCAAGGTCGCGAATGAATCATTGCCGAACAGATATTTCGAAAGTATGGGAGGCAGACCGACGCGATAGCGGCTGGGGGAATTCAGGTGTTTGAGGTCGTCGCTGAGACCGTCTATCTGGTCGAAAATAGCCTTGCTGCGCTGGACCAGC
The window above is part of the Bifidobacterium sp. ESL0732 genome. Proteins encoded here:
- a CDS encoding alpha/beta hydrolase, coding for MSQQSTSKTRLIQLLAGLTVSIGTFYALADYLFRFVLEPGSRHSLFRSNRPDTTLAARQPHHDADEEAEAARWFENAKRQVTIKASDGTQLHGWMLDPDCANPPSHLYAICCHGFSGEPAEMAKYAHRFSKLGFTVLTPASRCHELSGGKYIGMGALERHDLLQWTDTIVANDRKAQILLDGNSMGASTVMLTAGDPNLPKNVKAAIADCGYTSLEDQFLYSAKYLYHAPRLLARPVINIMSSIAHRRAGYDFSEASCVEALRHTSIPMLFIHGSADDFVNPASLDRNFRACASPIKQKLMIPGAAHAMSASTDPERYWKTVTAFVRGIFKLNKPKGVSGYIVFN
- a CDS encoding LysR family transcriptional regulator; this translates as MAPIESIRDLELFRLVCELGSFTDAAAVAHVSQPTVSQAVKRMEMRIGSPLIRRSRFGADGDLVITAAGRVLVQRSKAIFDQIDGLSDDLKHLNSPSRYRVGLPPILSKYLFGNDSFATLGDAVGGNVAISTVGSQAMLQKIKQHTVDFGIIAVSGDAPDIPGIDMVKVASSSFGLVTSRNRKGTTPRVDIGTLQRDDDDLNFVTLNHEYVHAQASDQLLNELDIPMPTIEVSDVNMMKSIIASDQAIGLMASIAIEDEPEFRFVSLDGAQLPSFDIYSFMNHATRHEQGAEAFSSLVNRRFDKEKNGKN